The following coding sequences are from one Haliotis asinina isolate JCU_RB_2024 chromosome 3, JCU_Hal_asi_v2, whole genome shotgun sequence window:
- the LOC137279030 gene encoding uncharacterized protein: MSEVDIAAERKSQGVTSVKRFTRKDGDNTVKTNTYLLTFCLATVPKSIKAGYFNIEVEVYIPNPLRCFKCQLFGHGANTCKNSPKCSRCGEKHENADCTNAIKCANCHGDHMSSSRSCPVFEQQAQILELKHTNTISFAEAKKLLPVTDRISTQKTYSAVVSTSRPTVDHECQTSISWVSEKQNILYTICDEDTGTSTQTDMMPEPKNHHEPERKTTMSRKEQKQLRRKEARALKHIEVPLPLQVPVEVHNTYEPLDMETSPSQSSQHKGTSSRSRSPIEPP; the protein is encoded by the coding sequence ATGTCGGAAGTTGATATCGCAGCAGAACGTAAGTCTCAAGGTGTCACCTCTGTGAAAAGATTCACAAGAAAAGATGGCGAtaacactgtcaaaacaaacacgtatctgttgACGTTTTGTCTTGCTACAGTACCAAAATCAATTAAAGCTGGGTACTTTAATATTGAGGTAGAAGTCTACATCCCTAATCCACTCcggtgctttaaatgtcagctgTTCGGACACGGTGCTAACACGTGCAAAAACTCCCCAAAATGTTCTCGCTGTGGTGAGAAACATGAGAATGCCGACTGCACAAATGCcatcaaatgtgcaaactgtcatGGAGATCACATGTCCTCATCACGATCCTGTCCAGTCTTTGAACAACAAGCTCAAATTCTCGAACTTAAACATACCAATACTATATCTTttgctgaggcaaagaaactgttacCAGTCACTGATAGAATCTCCACACAAAAAACTTACTCTGCTGTTGTATCTACCTCCCGTCCAACAGTTGATCACGAGTGCCAGACCTCCATTTCCTGGGTCtcagaaaaacagaacattctGTATACAATTTGTGATGAGGATACAGGAACATCCACCCAGACAGACATGATGCCTGAACCAAAAAATCACCATGAAcctgaaaggaaaacaacaatgtccagaaaagaacagaaacaactAAGACGAAAGGAAGCCAGGGCCCTTAAACATATTGAGGTGCCTTTACCATTACAAgtgcctgtagaggttcataacACCTATGAACCACTAGATATGGAGACAAGCCCTTCACAGTCATCCCAGCATAAAGGGACTTCGTCTCGTTCACGCTCTCCTATTGAGCCCCCATGA